The following nucleotide sequence is from Podospora bellae-mahoneyi strain CBS 112042 chromosome 1 map unlocalized CBS112042p_1, whole genome shotgun sequence.
AAGAAGATGTTGTCTGCGCCGAGAAACTGGGATAGCCGAACGCCTACATCCGACTTGGGTGTGTCATCACCAGGTTTGTAGAAAGAgctgtcgttgtcgtcgtggcTTTTCATGGCGATGGGTGTCGAAGGCCGCCACCACGCCCTCCAGCTttccccttccatcccacTTGCCGTGATGGAAATATATCCGAGCAACGCATCCCACCACGGATAAAAAACTTTCCCGTCGAACCCTGCCAACCGCCCGGGCACCGGTGTTCCCCAGTCCAGTCCATCCCTTGTTATACATATAGAAGAGTTCCCATTGATTTCTTTCGCGTTTACCAACCAATCCTCTCCTTGTTCCTTAGCCTGGTTCTCGAGCAACGGGCCATGATTGTCAAGTTTCAAAAACAAGTGCTTGCTCGGCCTTAGTGCTGGCCTTCCCCCGTGGATCTTACATTTCGGCTCAACCAACTCCGTAATGTCAAAAACCCAGTCACAATCCCCACACTGGTCACCTACCGCCCCCCCAGCCAAAGCTGTCAGCAACTCTGCATCTCAAGGTGAGCATctcaaaacaaaaacaaaaaaaaaaaaaaaaaaaaaacgtacCTCTGGCCTCCTCGCAGCCACACTCCGGGCAtgtcccctccaccaaccgaTCAAACACAAACCCTTTACACTGCTCACACCAAAGCTGTTCCGAATCCCTGATCTCAATTAGCCCTTCTCCCCACAACTCTTTGAAGATGTCGTGTGTGATTTCCGTGTGCCGGTCATTCGTCGTCCGTCCAAAGATGTCGAAGCTGATATTGAACCACTCGTACACGTCTTTGTGGATCTTATGGTACTTGTCACACAGCTCTTGGGGCGCAACGCCTTCCTCGCGTGCCCTCAGGGAGGTTGTAGTGCCGAACTCGTCCGTTCCTGTCCATTGCAACATTTATCATTAGCAGTTTGTCAGACGGTCGAGAGGAAAACAGGCAACACAATCAAATCCCCAGATGACATCCCAACCATCAACTCATCTTGGCctaaaaaaataaaaataaaaagaaataaaaattttaaaaaaaaggaacTGAGAAGCAGGCAAGACATTGAAAGAGGAAGATAGAAAACAAGACATCGCCAGTCCCACAGCCAAGCCTGGACCAACCGTTCACTCCTCCGGCTTCCCAAACCgaggaaaagggaaaagatgATACCGTGAAAAAGGAGACCAACCAAAAATAAAGAGAAGAtcccaaaagcaaaaacagATAAGCAAGAACAGAGATAACTCACCCCCCACAAAAAGCAcattcccccccctccccctccaaaacctcgCAAACACATCCGCCGAGAGCACCGACCCGATAATATTCCCCAAGTGCGGGACATTGTTCACATAAGGGAGCGCCGAAGTGACCAAAATATTGCGCTCGCCCGGCTTGGGGAGCGGCAACACTTTCTCCTGTTTGGACACCATTGTCTTTGAAAAGACAAATTGCAATTGGTTCTtgatgagaaaaaaaaaaacaaaaaaaacagacGGGATATCAAGTAGTTGAAGTGGCAGTGGCAGTAGTGATGTAATCTGTTGCCAATGTAGGTAAGTGACAGTTCCTtcgagctggagatggggtttTATACACACTCATCAACACATTGTACCTAGGCAACGCCCtcgaaagagaaaaaaccTGCATGACCCATCCCGAAAGTTCCAGACAAggtcacacacacatacaatCGTGCAAACGCCCTCCATTCTCGTTTGATCTTGAACCTCGCATTGTCAAATCATAGAACTTCTTTGATTCGTTTGCTCTacccccaaaacaccaatCAACCAGTTTTGCCATCATATAGGAGCCTGGGTAGGTACACTTTGATACCCTTTCTTCATCAGAATAGCTACTTCTTATATTCCCACGCTATGTGCAACGCTCAAGCCCATAAACCAACTGCTCCACGCTTCCTCATTAACACCTCCCGGAGGCCTTCATAACCGCCACAGCATCCAGAAAAGCCTCctattcctcctccttcaaccccaccAATTTATCCTCCAACCCCTGTATCTCATATTGAGCTGCAATCTATTCTAGCTGAAGTCTGCCGACACTGATGGGCTGATACTTGTCCTCTCCCAAGGCGTCTTCCACCCGCTGCATCACCGCCAgaaccttttcttcttccagtcGGCGACCAATAACCTGCACGCCCACGGGCAGGCCATCCATCTTCTCGGCGTCGTAGTACTTGTAGGCCCCACGAGCAACACCATTGAGCTTTCTGATGTTGAAGTCTTCTGGGAGGCCGTCAAGTTCGGCTTGGACCTTGGTTACGGGAAGGACGCCGGCTGAGTAATCGAGCTGGATATAATGTTAGCCAGAGACATGGATAGGACAGCGTTCAAGTAGACTTGCCAAGTTGAACAAAAACGTATACCCACAGCTGCTGAAAGCATCCTTCATCGCATTCAGGGGCAGCGCAGGCGTTGCATTCGGAACCGAAACAATGACATCCAAACCCTGCTGATTCCACCACTCAAACCACTTGGCTCTGTACTCCTCTCTCCGAGCAACCAGCTTCCAGTTCTCAAAAGCCGACTGTGCTCTCCAATTCtcaaccaacccagcccaaACCTGATCTCTCCTGACATACTTCACCCAAAGGTAATAGAACCATCTAAACGGGTTCCACCAACTCGCCAATGATTTGATCTGAGCAGCTCCAGTATCCAGCCACTCCCCAGGTCGCCTAAAAGAGTCAAACATCTGCCCGCCATCCGCATTCAACACCAGTGAGGCAATCTTCAACCCTTCATACAGATCCGGCGGCGCgtgctccccctccaactcaACAATCTCGTGCCCCTGCGCCTTCAACGCATTCAcaaccatctccaacgcccTCCGACAGGCAGGACTCggatcaacaaccccatccgTCCACATCACCCCAaccttcaacttctccttctgCTCAAACCCCTTCTCCATGTCCCCCCTCCACGCAAGAGGGTGAACAGTCCCATCATACCTCCACGGCCCAAATTTAATCACCTCCCTAGTAAAATACCTCAAATCCCCCAAAGTCCTCGCCATAGGACTGTACACACTCGGCACCCCCTCCTGCCCAGGCATACTAGTCTTGATTCCCGCCTTAGGCCACCTCCCAGTCGAGCACCTCAACGCATAACAACCCGCCCAATGCGCCGGCAACCTCACGCTCCCCGCCACATcgctcccaaccccaatccTACTCCCCCCCATAGCCAACAGCGCGCTCTCACCCCCCGTACTCCCCCCGGGACTATACCCTTTTTTAAACGGATTTTccgccctcccccaaacaTCATTCCCGCTCTCAAAACTCAACAACGTAATCGGACAATTCGTCTTGACATGCGGCACAGCCCCCATATCCTTcagcatcctcaccatcGCCCCATCTTTGCCATCGTCGTTCCCCACAAACGAGCTGTACCCCACCGTCGTGTCATACCCCCCAACAATGATCGTATCCTTCAGCGACACCGGAATACCCGCCAACGACCCCTCTAGGTTCGGGAGCGGGTTCCCTCCCTTGTCTACTTCTGTTTTGGTACGTGCAGCGTTGATCCACTGCTCCGCTGAAGAAAACAAAATCTCCGTTAGGCAGTTGGTCTGAGAGTGCGCCCTTAGCGCAAGCTTTCCATACGCGCGGAGGATGCTCAGCGGATGGGTGGTGCCGTTTTGGACATTGGCGACCAGTGAATCGATCGGCGCGGAAAATATCTCCTTTTCGTCTGGGGTGACGGGTGATTTGTACTCTGCTGGGAGGGCGTCGATCCGTTGTTGGCGTTGGGCTTGCTTGAACTTGCTAATGGGGAGGTTGTTAATTCGAATTGTCAGAGGGTAGAGttgggaagaagggaaagaagtTTACCAGTCCCGTTTGTGCTGAAAGTACTCGCTTAGAAAcatgctggcggtggtggtgttggaacCTTGATGAAGTTATACTCTGATGATGCTATACGTGTGGTGATAAGCCTGATGGATTAGCTGTGACGAACGATAGATGGTCCAATCGACTACAATGCTCCAAGACAAAAGAAGAACCTGAAAAGTAAAGCAAACTCAAAACAAAGAGTGATGAAAAGAGAAATTTATGTTCAAGAAGACTGCAGGAGAGACATGGGGAAGAGCAGGTGACCTGGGAAGTAGCTGCCGTGTAAGTGATAAGATAGATAACCGCTCGGCTGACGGATACCATTGGTGCGGAGTAAGGATCGGATTCCCCCTCACTCCCCCGCTGCCTGACCCCAACAAAGGACGGAAGTTGCTGGGTTGCTTGACCCGTAGGAAACCGCCCATCGTTAACCTTTAGAACAAACAATTCAGGTACAGTATAGTTTGATACATTATATCGGACCAGCGGACCTAGATGTGCCCTTCCAATCAGCAAGCCAGATCAAACTCGCATACCTACAACTCTAGCAGTTACATAAACATGTACCCCGTTGTCGACAACGTgtgaggaaaagaaaaggatCTAACACCACCAAATGCAGACCAGCATGGCTGGGTCCATTAACTCCGAACAGATGGGGAGCCCAAAACCATTCCATAACAAAACTTGACCATCAATATCGCTTGCTTTTTTTAACCCGCAGTCCCAACGCCTACCCCAATCATAACAAACAAACTACGCGGTTCGCCGGCGATGTTCCGGGACCACCTAAGCCCTCGATCCTTCGCTGCCAGCACCGTTGTTTGACTCTGTCGATGAGCCCACCAGTGTAGGCGCAATACGCCTTCGCTTATTCTGGTTGCCCAACGAGTCATCTGTCTCCGCTTCATTGGTATCCCGCTTGGTGCCTGTCGGCGGCGGGACAAACGAGCTTCGGGGTGTTTCTGGgggagtggtgatgggaaCTCCCGTCACCTTGCCAGAGTTCACCGCTGTCAGGCTGGGAACCTGACCAGCTATTAGCGGCGGGTTGTTCAACACCCCAGTCTGAGCACCAGACGTCTGAGTAATCACTGAAGACGCCGAGTTGGACCTTGCTGGTGACCCCGGCCTTGGGTTGACAAAAGAtgcggctggtggtggagatggggctGTAAACGAGCTGGAAGAGTCGCGATGGCGATGCTGGGAGCCgtttggaaaaggggaaggaggtgccAGCACCGAAGTGGGGGTTGGTACAGGCGTATTTTGGTTCGAGACAGCAGTGCcttggggttttggaggacCGAGTTCGCCCGTGTACACAGTACCAAGCTCACCCGGCAGGAACGACAATGTAGAGCAGAATCCATCCGAAGACGAGATCAGCAGCGTCAAACCATCACTTGACCTGGAAAAAATGTTAGTCTGAAACCATCTTGTTGACGCTTCCGGATGAACATACCAAGTCAAATCAGTAAATGTGGCGCAATGAAGGTTGCTCACGATACAGATCGGGGTGTGTTGTTGAGTATCGTACAACAGCACCGAATCCTGGGTAGCCACCGCATATATCATTCGATACGGCAATGCAAAGGCAGGCTTGGGTCCTGGTGTTTGCACGCCTGTCTCCAAACTCAGCACCCTGGAGTTGGACGTGACTGTTTCAACCAatgacggcggcggaggcggctcCATCTGTGAGGGTGCTGGGGAAGGTTTCGTGACAGCCTCGGGCAACGGCGGGATGGCATCTTCAGAAGAAGATGTGTCGATAGTAATATGCTTGGTAACAGGAGGTGACTGCCTCAGCGTATACACGACTGGTGAACATCTGACTGCGACAGATGGCTTTTTGTGCCCTGGTAGATGTGCAATGGGAGGTTTGTTGATGCCTCCTCTGGTGTAAATGTACACGGTATTTGTCACCTCGAACGTGGGTTTCTGGCCCTCAACTTGGTGCTGGGTCTGATATTGCCCAGCAGGGGTGAGAAGAAGACTTCCGTCGGGAGTAAAAGTAAGTCGCCTGAAGAAGGAAGTCAGAGTCTCGTTTGCGTAGAGACTCGCGTTCTTCATCCCTAAGCTTGCACCATGCATGTGCGGCTTTGGCGAAGCCTCTATCGGCATCACTGCCGGCAACGGCATCGACGGCGCTGGTGAGACCGAGCGTCTCGAAGAGAACGATGACCTCCGGCTGTGACTAACAACACTTGGGGGGTTCATCGGGAGAGCCATTGAGGTGGGGGTCCCTGGAGCGGATGGAACAGGAGAGCCAATCGCCACTCCTGGCACATTGTCAAGAACTGACCGATACCCCAATTCAGGAGGGGCGGGACTGTGGGAAGAGATCCGCCGCGCCGGAAGATCAGCTTTGACGTGGCTTGCAATTTTTGATGGCTCTTTATCGTTGCAGCCTAGAGTATACTGCCCGTCCTTGGTCTTCAGCGAGTAAATATGCACGGCACGATCCGAGGATTGCGTGGCGATATACTCGTTCAACGGGTCCCATGCAACACCCTGGACATAGTGGCTATGTTCGGCAATTTGTCGAACCAGCGTGCCTAGGAAAACATTAGCAAGGCGTGCACTTGAAAGCTCCTGAAGCACTACGCACCTGTTGCAGCGTTGTAGATTCGGGCAACGTTATCCATACTGCCGATAATGAAGTAGGATGCATCCGGTGCCCAAGCCAAATCGAAAATCTCCGTCCCAGAAGACCTGCACATGTGTTTTCTCCGCCAAAACTCTTTGGCTTCGGGgtccgcctcctctccaaagccAGCGGATCGGGAGTCGGAAGGGACCCATAGGATCACATTACCATCGTCACCAGCAGATGCGAGGATGTCGCCTGAAGAACCGAATAGGTTAGCATAGAATACACAACATCGAACGGAATActggaggaaggagattcCGGCTTACCTTTCGGAGCCCACCGTACCACATTCACGGCTTGTGTATGTGTTGAAAGAGTGGCTAGATATTCCACCTTGCGGTCTtcgccatcatcttcgaTCTTCCAGAGCTACCCATGTGCAAAGTCAGCACTTAGACCCTTGAAGAGCAAGCAGGTATGGGATAACCTACTCGGACCTTGTTGTCTCCAGCACCAGTAGCCAgtcgaccaccaccattggGCTGGAAATGTGCAGAGTATATAGGATATGGGTTGACATCAACATgccagttgatgatgagtggTTGGGCCTTCATTTTTGTGGTCGACAGAGCTCTGCAGTTATGCTGTAGCTGGATTGGATGGATGGGCGTTTGCTGGCGTCCAATCCGCAGCTGTGACTTTCTGCTGGTGTGCACGACTTCTCGGTAGAGCTGGAAAGATGATGGTAGAGGACGGGCAGGTGTGGATCGTGGATCGTGTGGATCGTGGTCTGGGACGAAGGGAGAGATGAACCAATTCGAAATTTGCAGtagaggtggaaggggaatCGTGAGATCGCCGGCTGGTCCAAGATGAATGTTGGTGGATTGGCGGAAGCGAAGGCACGGTCGGTGTCTGCGGCCGGAAGCTCGTGCGACTCAAGGCGACATGGATTTCTGATGCAGCTTCCAGTCCTGCACATTTGTCACTGACAAGACGGCTGCACTTTAGACAAACGCTAGTCAAAGCAGTTCAAACGGCCATTGTTGTGGATAATAAAGCGCGGGCTTGCTTTCCTACTTGTCAATTGGAAttggaagaaagggaaatcCGGCCACCGGCTTACAAGATGTCTGGGAAACAGGAAAAGCTGCCAACGCCTTGTCTTGAGAGCTGCTGACGCCTTTTCCATAGAAGCCAAGCACCACGCTTCCACTGAAAGTCGCGTTTTGGCGTCACGGGCTCGCCAATCAAGAGAACGAGTTACGGGACTGCATTAGCCGCATTgtccaccatcgccaagccAATTATTCTAAAGACACCTGGGCGTTGATGAATCAATGATTAGACGATAAGCCTGGCGATTAGATATGGCGGGGTCATGAGCTTGATCTACTCCGCTCCTGCTGAACTTGAGAAGTGAGATATCCCCAGGAGCCTTTCAGGGGCTAGTCACTCACTCCAATCAAACATGCTTGCTTGTGTCGGTCTTTAGCACTTGCTCCCAGTCATAGCCAGGAAGGCTATGTCTGATCAGCTATTACTTTGACTCTTCAAGCTCATAATTTCGAGAAAATCAATTTGATGACTCAGTAGCTTCTTACTCACATGTTattcctcgccgcccgctTGCCAGGAAGTCATCCTACTGCGTATACAGCCTCCCCACGAAGGTCAATACGTGACGAGAAAATGGCGGCAATAAGCTTCATGCAAGATATGCGTACAGTTACTGTGCAACACACCATAGATACCTACCAGGACGATGGATGGCGATGTCTTGGTCCGCTCTTCTGCGCTGCGAATTAAGGCTCATGTACCCGGGGGGCGCGGTGGAGAGGTGATTACGTGCAGGTCTCATTCTTGAGCCGGACAAGATATGGGAATGCAAACTTCAGACTCGGCAGTTGGTAAGTTCCTACTGCTTGGGTCATGAACTGGCGGAGGGAGCATATATCGCGCCATTCTCATTGCTCCTGGAAGAGCTGCAGAAGAACGGGATGAAGTGATGTTGAAAATAAGCAGCTGCCAAGAACAGAAGTCCACCCGTTCAAGCGCCAAGACGGGTGTCACTCATAAGGCGGGGAGGTACATCTCGTTAGGCATCTCACTTCATCAATGAGACACCTGCTTTCAGTTCTCATCGTTCGCAACAATGATGATTAAGATAGCAGCTCAAAGACTTGATCAGTCTTCAGATAGTGTGGCAATCAATCCTAACGTCTGCCTCATGATATATGCTTCGAGTCTGCCTTGAGCAATACACCTACCGCCCTCGCATATTGCGTATCCCTCGCATTATGAAGATGCAGTTCGATACCACGGTGGACGATCCCTTCTGGGAAATCCCGGTAGATCCTTTTGCTGTAACTTGAAGCTCCACGGTGCGGGTGCTTGATATTCTCAACGAGTCACACCGCCTCTCAGAAAAATCCACTAAACTAAACAAGATCTGATAAGAGTTCTCTACAGGCTGGACAGGAGCTAGATCAGTCGAAAGAGCATGCAATCACGATTAACCTCCAACTTTTCGCCAGTGTGCTATAGTTACACGGGAATATGGCAAACTGCACTATTATTCATATCCCGTCCCCAATGTGGCTAACCCCGCAGCTCCAGGGCTTTTGAAGGCCCCTGTGGCAGCCCTGTTGTTCTATCGCGGCTGTATACCACCTTCTCAACTCTGCCTAGAAACTTGCATGCAGGGTGCCGTTCACGATCCCagaccctcaccaaccccccagcaTTGGTAAATCGACGATGCATCTGGCTGTATGTATCTGCACCGCATGACTCAACGGTTCCGTGCAACCGCACACTCCATAACCCGAGAAGCTTGTGCTAGACGTATCTTGCTACGAATACAACGGAAGGGTGGCATCGACTACCCTACCTTCCCAATGACTAGAGTCGGAGTGGACGGAAGTTG
It contains:
- a CDS encoding uncharacterized protein (EggNog:ENOG503NXU3; COG:J); translation: MVSKQEKVLPLPKPGERNILVTSALPYVNNVPHLGNIIGSVLSADVFARFWRGRGGNVLFVGGTDEFGTTTSLRAREEGVAPQELCDKYHKIHKDVYEWFNISFDIFGRTTNDRHTEITHDIFKELWGEGLIEIRDSEQLWCEQCKGFVFDRLVEGTCPECGCEEARGDQCGDCDWVFDITELVEPKCKIHGGRPALRPSKHLFLKLDNHGPLLENQAKEQGEDWLVNAKEINGNSSICITRDGLDWGTPVPGRLAGFDGKVFYPWWDALLGYISITASGMEGESWRAWWRPSTPIAMKSHDDNDSSFYKPGDDTPKSDVGVRLSQFLGADNIFFHGILFPATLLPLDPPYTAPRHIASTRFLTYQGGRFSKSLGVGVFGDNAQQTGLSADVFRFFLLQSRPEGMEDTDFTWDRLVEVHNELFVGKIGKLVHKVLTDLNGVVPHSHDHINGPLLSSVGQTIKRFKGGVHKLLVQYVTQLKNSELRGGLMTTLELTCGGIALLDLVSNKVMLTDTCERQAVLEVGINLVYLVLRMLEPYIPKTVESLYEVLGVERPTGRLEKDWLGDQGPIKPGHEVGKWEEVEALFERIWPEKAKMWELKFGGKKKRKGEVLVCEEAKRRQKN
- a CDS encoding uncharacterized protein (EggNog:ENOG503NTYP; COG:I; COG:J; COG:T); the protein is MFLSEYFQHKRDCKFKQAQRQQRIDALPAEYKSPVTPDEKEIFSAPIDSLVANVQNGTTHPLSILRAYGKLALRAHSQTNCLTEILFSSAEQWINAARTKTEVDKGGNPLPNLEGSLAGIPVSLKDTIIVGGYDTTVGYSSFVGNDDGKDGAMVRMLKDMGAVPHVKTNCPITLLSFESGNDVWGRAENPFKKGYSPGGSTGGESALLAMGGSRIGVGSDVAGSVRLPAHWAGCYALRCSTGRWPKAGIKTSMPGQEGVPSVYSPMARTLGDLRYFTREVIKFGPWRYDGTVHPLAWRGDMEKGFEQKEKLKVGVMWTDGVVDPSPACRRALEMVVNALKAQGHEIVELEGEHAPPDLYEGLKIASLVLNADGGQMFDSFRRPGEWLDTGAAQIKSLASWWNPFRWFYYLWVKYVRRDQVWAGLVENWRAQSAFENWKLVARREEYRAKWFEWWNQQGLDVIVSVPNATPALPLNAMKDAFSSSGVLPVTKVQAELDGLPEDFNIRKLNGVARGAYKYYDAEKMDGLPVGVQVIGRRLEEEKVLAVMQRVEDALGEDKYQPISVGRLQLE
- the CAC2 gene encoding Chromatin assembly factor 1 subunit (COG:B; COG:L; EggNog:ENOG503NXAC), whose translation is MCRSSGTEIFDLAWAPDASYFIIGSMDNVARIYNAATGTLVRQIAEHSHYVQGVAWDPLNEYIATQSSDRAVHIYSLKTKDGQYTLGCNDKEPSKIASHVKADLPARRISSHSPAPPELGYRSVLDNVPGVAIGSPVPSAPGTPTSMALPMNPPSVVSHSRRSSFSSRRSVSPAPSMPLPAVMPIEASPKPHMHGASLGMKNASLYANETLTSFFRRLTFTPDGSLLLTPAGQYQTQHQVEGQKPTFEVTNTVYIYTRGGINKPPIAHLPGHKKPSVAVRCSPVVYTLRQSPPVTKHITIDTSSSEDAIPPLPEAVTKPSPAPSQMEPPPPPSLVETVTSNSRVLSLETGVQTPGPKPAFALPYRMIYAVATQDSVLLYDTQQHTPICIVSNLHCATFTDLTWSSDGLTLLISSSDGFCSTLSFLPGELGTVYTGELGPPKPQGTAVSNQNTPVPTPTSVLAPPSPFPNGSQHRHRDSSSSFTAPSPPPAASFVNPRPGSPARSNSASSVITQTSGAQTGVLNNPPLIAGQVPSLTAVNSGKVTGVPITTPPETPRSSFVPPPTGTKRDTNEAETDDSLGNQNKRRRIAPTLVGSSTESNNGAGSEGSRA